Proteins encoded together in one Gemmatimonadota bacterium DH-78 window:
- a CDS encoding alanine racemase, which yields MTLPALPARPIPWLSDLLDDAERCRALLDRWGSPLHLHRPDRLPLNAARYLDAAAAAGVDLDLFFARKANKALSYVDHARTAGLGIDVASENELRQAIDRGVEGARIVVTAAVKSPDLLRLAARHGACVVIDHPAEVAALREVARAVPDHGPVEVALRLRGFQLPGGHHTSRFGVSVEELPTVLESLGQGQRDGLATVGLHFHLDGYAAMDRAAAIDQCITLGSTLRQRGLPIRFIDMGGGFPVQYAAEADHWELFLETLDGALLGERPPITFGNTGFGRLRSDEGTLAGRPAVYPHAQSPVGAAWMESILTARRAKTDQTVGKGLIEAELTLRAEPGRALLDSCGATLARVEFVKSGAGAEKLVGVAMNGSNCRTRKSELLTDPWHVMAGGGGEDAEECEGYLVGAWCAEDDLITSRRLAFPHGVAPDDLIVFPNTAGYYMHFVESRSHQLPLPNNVVLGTTADDDRLDDIDRISPD from the coding sequence ATGACGCTGCCCGCGCTTCCCGCCCGACCGATCCCCTGGCTGTCGGATCTTCTCGACGACGCGGAACGGTGCCGCGCGCTGCTCGACCGCTGGGGATCGCCCCTGCATCTGCATCGGCCGGATCGACTGCCGCTCAACGCGGCGCGCTATCTCGATGCGGCCGCCGCAGCCGGCGTCGATCTCGATCTCTTCTTCGCCCGCAAGGCGAACAAGGCGCTCTCCTATGTGGATCATGCCCGCACCGCGGGACTGGGCATCGATGTGGCGAGCGAGAACGAGCTGCGCCAGGCGATCGACCGCGGAGTGGAGGGCGCCCGCATCGTCGTGACGGCGGCCGTCAAATCGCCCGATCTGCTGCGCCTCGCGGCCCGACACGGCGCCTGCGTGGTGATCGACCACCCGGCCGAGGTCGCCGCCCTCCGTGAGGTGGCCCGGGCGGTGCCCGACCACGGTCCGGTGGAAGTCGCGCTGCGGCTCAGGGGATTTCAGCTCCCCGGCGGACATCACACCTCGCGCTTCGGCGTCAGCGTCGAGGAGCTCCCGACGGTTCTGGAGTCGCTGGGTCAGGGGCAGCGCGACGGGCTCGCCACGGTGGGGCTGCACTTCCACCTCGACGGGTACGCCGCGATGGACCGCGCCGCGGCGATCGACCAGTGCATCACACTCGGCTCCACCCTGCGCCAGCGGGGACTCCCGATCCGTTTCATCGACATGGGCGGCGGGTTCCCCGTGCAGTACGCGGCGGAGGCCGACCACTGGGAGCTCTTTCTCGAGACCCTCGACGGGGCACTGCTCGGGGAGCGTCCGCCGATCACCTTCGGCAACACCGGGTTCGGGCGACTCCGGAGCGACGAGGGCACGCTGGCGGGGCGACCCGCGGTGTACCCGCATGCTCAGTCTCCGGTGGGCGCGGCCTGGATGGAGTCGATTCTCACCGCTCGACGGGCGAAGACCGACCAGACGGTAGGGAAGGGACTGATCGAAGCCGAACTCACCCTGCGCGCCGAGCCGGGTCGCGCGCTGCTCGACAGCTGCGGGGCCACCCTCGCACGGGTGGAGTTCGTGAAGAGCGGGGCCGGAGCCGAGAAGCTCGTGGGCGTGGCGATGAACGGGTCGAACTGTCGAACGCGGAAGTCGGAGCTGCTCACCGATCCCTGGCACGTCATGGCCGGCGGGGGAGGAGAAGATGCCGAGGAATGCGAGGGATATCTCGTGGGTGCGTGGTGCGCCGAAGACGACCTCATCACCTCGCGCCGGCTCGCCTTTCCGCACGGGGTCGCCCCCGACGACCTGATCGTGTTTCCCAACACCGCCGGCTACTACATGCACTTCGTGGAGAGCCGGTCGCACCAGCTTCCCCTGCCGAACAACGTGGTGCTCGGCACCACCGCCGACGACGACCGCCTGGACGACATCGATCGCATCTCGCCCGACTGA
- a CDS encoding YetF domain-containing protein: MDWIARNLDPLYIVPLSAVAMYVALLGATRMAGLRSFAKLSSFDFAMTVAIGSLIASVILSPDTSLLQGLLGIASVFALQTLVGTLRVHERGMRSVVDNRPILLMDQDRVYERHLREARVTKGDLLAQMRKANVHDRNEVRAIVMETTGDISVIHADPDAAVDLELLLEDVRGASVTP, translated from the coding sequence ATGGACTGGATCGCCCGGAACCTCGACCCGCTCTACATCGTGCCCCTCTCGGCCGTCGCGATGTACGTGGCCCTGCTGGGAGCGACGCGGATGGCCGGGCTGCGCAGCTTCGCCAAGCTGTCGAGCTTCGACTTCGCGATGACCGTGGCCATCGGCTCCCTCATCGCCTCGGTGATCCTCTCCCCCGACACCTCGCTGCTCCAGGGGCTGCTGGGGATCGCGAGCGTGTTCGCCCTGCAGACGCTGGTCGGCACCCTGCGCGTGCACGAACGGGGCATGCGGAGCGTGGTCGACAACCGGCCGATTCTGCTGATGGACCAGGACCGGGTCTACGAGCGACACCTGCGCGAAGCTCGCGTGACGAAGGGTGATCTCCTGGCTCAGATGCGAAAGGCCAACGTGCACGACCGCAACGAGGTACGGGCTATCGTCATGGAGACGACCGGCGACATCTCGGTCATCCACGCCGACCCCGACGCCGCCGTGGACCTGGAGCTGCTGCTCGAGGATGTGCGGGGAGCGAGCGTCACCCCGTAG
- a CDS encoding Ig-like domain-containing protein, which yields MGVFTKSIRWRRSATWSELLLVMGFSLVALAGCSDDDNPTGPGPTPPVAVVEVDPEDLLLSPGDTVTLKAKLFASDGTAITGRRVTWASSAPQFATVDSTGRVRAVKAGGPVLVTATVEGKTGPAFVVVAAANPSPVVEILDPATVVAGSGAQSITVLGQGFADDVEARWNGALRPTTRLASGVLEIELTADDVAAVGKGQIRVFNPSPGGGLSAAIELEIQAAAVVGVQFGDFAREFDAGEVITATAHGVDQIGRPVEGRIVEWSTLDEGVASVTPTGVVMGHRSGSTRLRARIDGVSAETAITVRVGAEPVAYVFVEPYEVVALVGHKPLLSTLVVSGSGAEIVGRPVTWMSLDPSIATVDTDGRVTALRKGSTSIRATVGGVEGSARIEVREYPVGRLHEYDLRLDPAIQLAQVGDTTWVVGGVTRDATLHLTGATFEVDRSTDQYMLTWTLQVAVPGVGYVAGTTRVETGSALRYTRGPTDYGYTITPSGGTAFEVPAGLGELTMTRTLGIMPAYPFYFVIR from the coding sequence ATGGGCGTGTTCACGAAGAGCATTCGGTGGCGGCGGTCGGCCACCTGGTCGGAACTCTTGCTGGTGATGGGATTCTCGCTGGTGGCCCTCGCGGGCTGCTCGGACGACGACAACCCCACGGGCCCCGGCCCGACGCCGCCGGTGGCGGTGGTCGAGGTGGACCCGGAGGACCTGCTGCTCAGTCCCGGCGACACGGTCACGCTGAAGGCGAAGCTGTTCGCCTCGGACGGCACCGCGATCACCGGGCGCAGGGTGACCTGGGCGAGCAGCGCTCCCCAGTTCGCGACGGTGGACTCCACCGGGCGCGTGCGCGCGGTCAAGGCCGGCGGGCCGGTGCTCGTGACCGCCACGGTCGAAGGGAAGACGGGGCCCGCCTTCGTGGTGGTGGCCGCGGCCAACCCGTCGCCGGTGGTCGAGATCCTCGACCCCGCGACGGTGGTGGCGGGGTCGGGAGCGCAGTCGATCACGGTTCTGGGGCAGGGCTTCGCCGACGATGTCGAGGCGCGCTGGAACGGCGCCCTGCGGCCCACGACCCGACTCGCCTCGGGCGTGCTCGAGATCGAGCTGACGGCCGACGACGTGGCGGCGGTGGGTAAGGGGCAGATCCGCGTGTTCAACCCCTCGCCGGGCGGGGGGCTCTCGGCCGCGATCGAGCTGGAGATTCAGGCGGCGGCGGTGGTGGGGGTGCAGTTCGGCGACTTCGCGCGCGAGTTCGACGCCGGAGAGGTGATCACCGCCACGGCCCACGGTGTGGACCAGATCGGGCGCCCGGTGGAGGGAAGGATCGTGGAGTGGTCGACCCTCGACGAAGGTGTCGCGTCGGTCACGCCGACCGGGGTGGTGATGGGGCACCGGAGCGGCAGCACGCGCCTGCGTGCGCGGATCGACGGTGTGTCGGCCGAGACGGCGATCACGGTCCGGGTGGGGGCGGAGCCGGTGGCCTACGTGTTCGTCGAGCCCTACGAGGTGGTCGCGCTGGTGGGCCATAAGCCGCTGCTGTCGACCCTGGTGGTGTCGGGCTCGGGGGCCGAGATCGTGGGCCGCCCCGTCACCTGGATGTCTCTCGACCCGTCCATCGCGACGGTCGACACCGACGGCCGGGTGACCGCCCTCCGGAAGGGGTCGACCTCGATTCGGGCGACGGTGGGGGGCGTGGAGGGTTCGGCCCGCATCGAGGTTCGGGAGTACCCGGTGGGCCGCCTGCACGAGTACGATCTGCGACTCGACCCCGCGATCCAGCTCGCGCAGGTGGGTGACACCACCTGGGTGGTCGGGGGCGTCACTCGCGACGCCACGCTGCACCTGACCGGCGCGACCTTCGAGGTCGACCGGTCCACCGACCAGTACATGCTCACCTGGACGCTGCAGGTGGCCGTACCCGGCGTCGGCTACGTGGCCGGCACGACGCGGGTGGAGACGGGCTCGGCGCTGCGCTACACTCGCGGACCCACCGACTACGGGTATACCATCACCCCGAGCGGCGGCACCGCCTTCGAGGTGCCGGCGGGCTTGGGTGAACTCACGATGACCCGCACCCTCGGCATCATGCCGGCCTACCCGTTCTACTTCGTCATCCGGTAG
- a CDS encoding peptide chain release factor 3, with product MSSKLEKEVRRRRTFAIISHPDAGKTTLTEKLLLYGGAVHLAGSVKARRAQRHATSDWMQMEQERGISVTSSVLQFDYAGFKVNLLDTPGHQDFSEDTYRTLVAADSAVMLLDNRRGVEEQTRKLFNVCKLRRTPVFTVVNKCDRPGEDPFQLLDDVEADLGVECYPVTWPVLSDGKFVGVYDRIDDRVLHFHRGEDHGQTRVETEARSLDDPELERSLGADTLAQLREEIELLDAAGAEFDADAVRAGTLSPTFFASALTNFGVEPFFRRFLDLAPSPVPRETSEGAVDPESKSFTGFVFKIQANLDPKHRDRIAFLRVCSGRFEAGADVMNLRSGKSVRLAQPQTFMARDRQAVEEAWPGDVVGIHDRGSLRIGDTLADGTQGEYKDIPRFSPEHFARVRIGDPLRRKHLDTGLRQLSEEGAAQVFFAESIAGPAPMVGAVGPLQFDVLLHRLEHEYGVTATLERLPYTQARWVVGPQKDIDRVAAGYDRAQVTDSRDRPLILFQSEWSLQRTVENERGTLEFHSVAP from the coding sequence ATGTCCTCCAAACTCGAGAAAGAGGTTCGCCGCCGGCGGACCTTCGCCATCATTTCGCATCCCGACGCCGGGAAGACCACGCTCACCGAGAAGCTGCTGCTCTACGGGGGCGCGGTGCATCTCGCCGGATCGGTGAAGGCGCGCCGCGCACAGCGACACGCCACCTCCGACTGGATGCAGATGGAGCAGGAGCGCGGCATCTCCGTCACCTCGTCGGTGCTGCAGTTCGACTACGCCGGCTTCAAGGTGAATCTGCTCGACACCCCCGGCCACCAGGACTTCAGCGAAGACACCTATCGCACCCTGGTGGCGGCCGACTCGGCCGTGATGCTGCTCGACAACCGCCGCGGCGTGGAGGAGCAGACCCGAAAGCTCTTCAACGTCTGCAAACTGCGCCGCACCCCGGTCTTCACCGTCGTGAACAAGTGCGATCGCCCGGGGGAGGACCCCTTCCAGCTGCTCGACGACGTCGAAGCGGACCTCGGCGTGGAGTGCTATCCGGTGACCTGGCCGGTGCTCTCCGACGGAAAGTTCGTCGGGGTGTACGACCGCATCGACGACCGGGTGCTGCATTTCCATCGCGGCGAGGACCACGGCCAGACCCGCGTGGAGACCGAGGCGCGGTCGCTGGACGACCCCGAGCTCGAGCGGTCGCTGGGTGCCGACACCCTGGCTCAGCTGCGCGAAGAGATCGAACTGCTCGACGCCGCCGGTGCCGAGTTCGATGCCGACGCGGTGCGCGCGGGTACGCTGTCGCCCACCTTCTTCGCGAGTGCCCTGACCAACTTCGGGGTGGAGCCGTTCTTTCGTCGGTTCCTCGATCTCGCACCCTCGCCGGTGCCCCGGGAGACGAGCGAGGGGGCGGTCGATCCGGAGTCGAAGAGCTTCACCGGCTTCGTGTTCAAGATCCAGGCGAACCTCGACCCCAAACACCGCGACCGCATCGCCTTCCTGCGGGTTTGCTCAGGTCGTTTCGAGGCCGGAGCCGACGTCATGAACCTGCGCAGCGGGAAGTCGGTTCGGCTCGCCCAGCCGCAGACGTTCATGGCCCGCGACCGGCAGGCGGTGGAGGAGGCGTGGCCGGGCGACGTGGTCGGAATCCACGACCGCGGATCGCTCCGGATCGGCGATACCCTGGCCGACGGAACCCAGGGCGAGTACAAGGACATCCCTCGCTTCTCGCCGGAGCACTTCGCGCGGGTGCGCATCGGCGACCCGCTGCGCCGGAAGCATCTCGACACCGGGCTGCGCCAGCTGTCGGAGGAGGGGGCGGCCCAGGTCTTCTTCGCCGAGTCGATCGCCGGCCCGGCACCCATGGTCGGAGCCGTCGGACCGCTGCAGTTCGATGTGCTGCTCCACCGCCTCGAGCACGAGTACGGGGTGACGGCCACGCTGGAGCGGCTGCCCTACACGCAGGCTCGGTGGGTGGTCGGCCCGCAGAAGGACATCGACCGCGTTGCGGCCGGGTACGACCGCGCCCAGGTCA
- a CDS encoding BTAD domain-containing putative transcriptional regulator, translated as MTSPNCFPPLPIELSSFIGREAELAHLTADLASVRLLTLTGPGGSGKTRLARELARRRASEVPVLWVELADVSPGAGVLHRLAQAMGAGAEPTTTDALIDPLPAHTLVALDNCEHVVDAVAEVAHAILLRHPTARVLATSREPLAIPGERTCLVPPLALDGSGVPEAVRLFVDRARDVQPTFQLDATQRPAVDAICRTLDGIPLAIELAAARVRLMTPAQIQARLHSALDLLSHGGRTAVPRHRTLRATLDWSHALLDAECARLLHRLAVFHGGAGLEGVEAIGAGAALDTLEALSRLVDRSWVTVRESHGEARYHLLETVRMYALERLVVSAELDLAQRLHAEYMVGLVEQARPHFTGPMRSQWVERLTPELSNLRAALEWTRIGDPQLHLRLTASLWWFWFSSRHWDEARRWLEGALELPEAQAADRRRAELLFALGALDALQGRSSEARPWLREALTIAESSEELALASYVRVYLGMSFAQALDPEAERYLEPARDWLAAHGDLYLLRLAQILLGSAYANRGDMASALEVTAAGVATARRFGADRELGISLQALGILLFQVGDLEEARATLMESLVALERDPSIMFLARSLHFLALCAARDGDPHTAAQWLGAAGGGRASQGIAVVSIDAGASDPVVADLRRTLGATAFEAAVREGEARELGEVVAEAIAGARPGAPAPPLDPAEEVRPEPESPVPAGVSDPPDLRVRLLGSFEVEVAGVPVDPDRWPYARPRELLALLLLHREGRTRDQIAAALWPDSGPTQARNSVHVTLHHLRKALERPEWVELVDGRYRIADTLRVEVDTERIEAAAGCDDLDAGALRAAFELYRGDLLADGVSARWVEGWSDRVRRARREVGLRLAAAHEAAGDPGAAESVFLRLLAGDELDEELHRGLLRALALRGDRAGALQHAERLERLLAEEWDSGPEESTLALVQEIRAGRLGPRPVAGATG; from the coding sequence ATGACGTCGCCGAACTGCTTCCCCCCCCTGCCGATCGAGCTGTCGTCCTTCATCGGACGCGAGGCCGAGCTGGCCCATCTGACGGCCGATCTGGCGAGTGTGAGGCTGCTCACCCTCACCGGCCCCGGGGGCAGCGGCAAGACGCGGCTGGCTCGCGAACTCGCACGTCGTCGTGCGTCCGAGGTTCCGGTGCTCTGGGTCGAACTGGCCGACGTTTCGCCAGGGGCCGGGGTGCTCCACCGACTGGCGCAGGCGATGGGTGCGGGGGCGGAGCCCACGACCACCGATGCCCTCATCGACCCGCTCCCCGCCCACACTCTCGTCGCGCTCGACAACTGCGAGCACGTGGTGGACGCCGTGGCCGAGGTCGCCCATGCGATTCTGCTCCGGCACCCCACGGCGCGCGTGCTCGCCACCTCGCGCGAACCCCTCGCCATTCCCGGGGAGCGGACGTGCCTGGTGCCGCCTCTCGCGTTGGACGGGAGCGGCGTGCCGGAGGCGGTGCGGCTGTTCGTCGACCGGGCCCGCGACGTGCAGCCCACCTTCCAGCTCGATGCGACGCAGCGGCCGGCGGTGGACGCGATCTGCCGCACGCTCGACGGCATTCCCCTCGCCATCGAACTCGCCGCCGCGCGGGTGCGCCTGATGACGCCCGCCCAGATCCAGGCGCGGCTGCACTCGGCGCTCGATCTGCTCTCCCACGGCGGGCGCACCGCGGTGCCTCGCCATCGCACCCTCCGGGCGACGCTGGACTGGAGCCACGCCCTGCTCGACGCGGAGTGTGCCCGACTCCTGCACCGACTCGCCGTCTTCCATGGTGGGGCGGGTCTCGAGGGGGTGGAGGCCATCGGTGCGGGGGCGGCTCTCGACACCCTCGAGGCGCTGAGCCGGCTGGTCGACCGCTCGTGGGTGACCGTGCGCGAGAGCCATGGCGAGGCGCGGTACCATCTGCTCGAAACGGTGCGCATGTACGCACTCGAGCGGCTCGTCGTGTCGGCCGAGCTCGATCTCGCTCAGCGACTCCACGCCGAATACATGGTCGGGCTGGTCGAACAGGCTCGGCCCCACTTCACCGGCCCCATGCGGAGCCAGTGGGTGGAGCGGCTCACCCCGGAGCTGTCGAACCTGCGCGCCGCCCTCGAGTGGACGCGAATCGGCGACCCGCAGCTCCACCTGCGTCTGACGGCGTCACTGTGGTGGTTCTGGTTCTCCAGTCGGCACTGGGACGAGGCGCGACGCTGGCTGGAGGGGGCCCTCGAGCTTCCGGAGGCCCAGGCGGCGGATCGGCGCCGGGCCGAATTGTTGTTCGCCCTCGGCGCGCTCGACGCACTGCAGGGGCGCTCGTCGGAGGCCCGTCCCTGGCTGCGCGAGGCGCTCACCATCGCCGAGTCGAGCGAAGAGCTCGCCCTCGCGTCCTACGTGCGGGTGTACCTGGGCATGAGCTTCGCTCAGGCGCTCGACCCGGAGGCGGAGCGGTACCTCGAACCCGCTCGGGACTGGCTGGCGGCGCACGGCGATCTCTACCTGCTGCGGCTCGCCCAGATCCTGCTCGGGTCGGCGTACGCCAACCGAGGCGACATGGCCTCGGCCCTCGAGGTGACGGCGGCCGGTGTGGCGACCGCGCGCCGCTTCGGCGCCGATCGTGAGCTTGGGATCAGCCTGCAGGCGCTGGGCATCCTGCTCTTTCAGGTGGGCGACCTCGAGGAGGCGCGCGCCACCCTGATGGAGTCGCTGGTCGCGTTGGAGCGCGATCCGTCGATCATGTTTCTCGCCCGCTCACTGCACTTCCTCGCGCTGTGTGCGGCGCGCGACGGCGACCCGCACACGGCGGCCCAATGGCTCGGCGCCGCGGGGGGTGGGCGGGCGAGCCAGGGGATCGCGGTGGTGTCGATCGACGCCGGCGCCTCCGACCCGGTGGTGGCCGACCTTCGGCGGACCCTGGGCGCCACCGCTTTCGAGGCGGCCGTCCGCGAGGGCGAAGCCCGCGAACTCGGCGAGGTCGTGGCCGAGGCGATCGCGGGCGCCCGGCCGGGTGCCCCTGCACCGCCCCTCGACCCTGCCGAGGAGGTGCGGCCGGAACCGGAGTCGCCCGTTCCCGCCGGGGTTTCGGATCCACCCGACCTTCGCGTCCGCCTCCTGGGGTCGTTCGAGGTGGAGGTCGCCGGGGTGCCCGTGGACCCCGACCGCTGGCCCTACGCGCGGCCCCGAGAGCTGCTCGCACTCCTGCTGCTGCATCGCGAGGGCCGAACGCGCGATCAGATCGCGGCGGCCCTGTGGCCCGATTCGGGCCCGACACAGGCGCGAAACAGCGTGCACGTGACGCTGCACCACCTCCGGAAGGCGCTCGAGCGGCCCGAGTGGGTCGAACTCGTGGACGGCCGCTACCGCATCGCCGACACGCTTCGCGTCGAGGTCGACACGGAGCGGATCGAGGCGGCCGCCGGATGCGACGATCTCGACGCCGGTGCACTGCGAGCGGCGTTCGAGCTGTACCGCGGCGATCTGCTCGCCGACGGGGTGTCGGCCCGCTGGGTCGAGGGTTGGTCCGATCGGGTGCGCCGGGCGCGGCGCGAGGTCGGGTTGCGTCTGGCGGCCGCCCACGAGGCGGCGGGTGACCCGGGTGCGGCGGAGTCGGTGTTTCTGCGACTCCTCGCGGGCGACGAGCTCGACGAGGAGCTGCACCGGGGCCTGCTCCGGGCGCTGGCGCTGCGCGGAGATCGCGCCGGGGCTCTCCAGCACGCGGAGCGGCTCGAACGTCTGCTGGCGGAGGAGTGGGACTCCGGGCCGGAAGAGTCCACGCTCGCGCTGGTGCAGGAGATCCGCGCGGGGCGTCTCGGACCTCGGCCCGTCGCCGGCGCTACGGGGTGA